The stretch of DNA ACAACTATTCCCAACGCTTGTGGGAATGCATCTCGGTCGTGCACGTCCTATTCAATGGTGCTTAGGAACGGATCCTAGTTAGCAGCCTATCGAGGACGCTGCCTTCTCGAGAGCTCCACACTCCAAGAACAAACGCGGCTGCACGGGTGTTGCTAGGCGAACCCGAACAACCCGGAGTGCAGATTGTCTCAAGAGTGCTCCTTCGCGCACAAGTTATGTGCAAAAACGTAAATAAGGATGAGACTATGCAACAGGGTGTAATTAAAGTTTTGCAACTTAGCTTTCTCTGAATTCAGATGATGGCGAAGAAGAAGCCATTGTTGGTGAAGAAATTTGTCCAGGGGGTCGCGGAAGATGACCGcctccagcatctccatcgcccgCTCTTGCTGCAGCGGGCACGGCGACCACGCCGCCTGCGCTGGTCATGCCTACCGCAGCAGCCGCGCCGTCTGCGCTGGTAGCGCCGCCCGCGCCATCCGCATGTGTGGGTGAAGGAAGCTTGGACGTGGAAAGCTTCATTGTCATAGAGCCCTTTTTCATGGGCGCCATggaaggtgatgatgatgatcttgaagaAACTGATGCgctaactgctagaccagattttcacaactgcgccgcccctgcctggcgcgccaaagatgtcggtggaacgacacctatgggatcacggggaatcccttctacggttggcgggcgcggggctgtggaaagagcgggtctggcggtcagcacaaggatcgtttacctagattcgggccgcaaggatgcgtaaaaccctaatcctgcttgtCTGTGATAAACCGTACACAGTAGCTACCCGTATCAACTCGGCCAGAAGCCCCCTTCTgctacgccttgggcctccttttatatgtccaaGGGGTCTCCAACGGTGGCGTACAGTGCATACAAGAGGTGTAAAGTTACTACAGTGTGATCATCCTCATCACTGACAGTGAATTAAATGCACCACTTGGGAAAGTAGCATGCCTAGTCACCACCACTTGAGCATCTAGCCATGCCATCTTGACACGTGCTTGGGAAGACTCCAATAGAGGTAGTTCTAGAGTGGTGGATGAATACATGGCCATGCAGTCCTCATTTATCTAATGTCGTGCCTATCATTGATATAGAGTGCTGGCAAGGAATTTTGCTTGCCGTTCCGAAGCTTGCCGAGTCAATACTTGCCGGGCGGCAAGGAACTTGCTTGCCGATCCGAGGCTTGCCGGGGTCTCAAGGAATTTGCTTGCCGATCCGAGGCTTCCCGGGGTTTGGCTTGGCGGCGCCAGAGACCCTGCTGGAGTGGCTTGGACTCGATCCCGGGCATGGTCTTGACTCCGCTAGACTCGTCTACCCGgcaggggaggccttcctgggggatCTTCTGGTTGGTTTGCTTGAGTGTTGATCCATGCCGCAGGAGAGACGCTCCCCGCGCGGGAGTAGTGCTTGCCGGCGAAATGATTGCCGGGCGTTGCTGAGCACTATCATGGCCCATCTTTAGAGGTTAGTGGGACCCTAGTTCTCATTACACCGATAGGAGAAAACCCTGCCAGTTCTTCCGGTGCCGACACGGTGCCGCCATTCCTTCCTGAAGGATGGCGGTGGTGCTCAGCCCCCACTCCCCTTCGCGTGCCAGGGAAAACCCTAGGACACCTCCAGGCAGCAGCTTCGTCGGCATCGCATTCCTTCTTCGTGATGCTGCTTGGTCCATGGTGGTGCAGATCCTTGTGCGGTGGTGGGATGAATCCGGAGGATGCAGCGGTGGCGGGTCATCCACGTTTTGTCGTGCTGCTGTTGTTGGCATTTGTTCTTTTTTTCTCGTTTCTTTCTTGGTGTGCTGCTCGCCCAACGTTGCTATGTAATCGATGTTGGTTGTTTTATATGTAAAGCAGGGGAAACCCTGGTAGTGATGGTTGTCTTTGGTTTCATTAACGAAATCGGAGAGGGAACCCTCTTTTTCTTTTgctaaagaaaaagaaaactaatcCATCCATGGACCTATAGTAGCAAGTAATAAAGGGGATGAATCAATCCATGGCGAGGTACTGCAGATGCTGGTGATGATATCCTCCCAGCACCTGGTGGTGCAGCTGGTAGTGCTCCCCGGCCACCGCCGGCACCGCCTGCCCGTCCATACCATCGAGCTTCGCGTTTGTCAGCGGCGACGGAGGGACCGGGGACGACCACGCCCCGGCCCCGCCGTACATCTCCCTCGTCACCTCCAGCAGCGAGTCCCTCACCCTGTCCGCCGGCACCGCCGCCTCGTTGTCCTTCATCTGCAAACCAACCAAATTAAGGCCACCGTGAATCCCTATATCCAGCAGGCTACAGCAATGGCGATCGGCCGGCGGGAGCGGAACGTACGACGGCCCGGAAGACGTTGAGGACGAGCTTGTTGTAGGAGGTGACGTTGACGCTGGTGATCTGGAGGCCGAGGGCGGCCATCTCGTCCATGATGCGGACGAAGCGCCCGGACTTGTGGGAGCAGAGCACCTGCAGGAAGAACTCCTTCCCCTCCACCTGCCGGACCTCCACCTGCGGCTCCATGTCCtggtcctccgcctccttctcctcctcgtcgccggcctcctccttccgGGGCCACTTCCCGCCGGCCGACGGGAACGGCTGCTGCTGCGGCGAGTCCTCGTCGTTGTCGAGGCCCGGCGGCGGGTGGTCGTCGAGGAGCACGTCGGGGGCCTTGCTGTCGCCGCCGGTGACCCCCGGCGGGTTCGGGTCCTCCAGCTCGTCCTGCAGGTCCTTCACCTGCTTCTGCAGCCCCACGATGTAGTCGATCGCGTCCCCGAGGATCGACGCCCGGTCCATCTGCCCACATGGATCCACGCGCTCTCTTTGAGCTTTGAAATTTACAAGAATCATGCATGGCGGGTGGCGGCGGGCCGGCGGCCATGGAAGGACGATAGTGATTACCTTAGTAATGTTGGGGACGAGGGACCGGAGTTTGTACAGGCGGTCGTTGAGCTTCCTGCGCCGCTTCCGCTCCGCCTCGAGGTTCTTGCACTGCTGCCGCTTCCCCTCTGCGTCTTTGCCGTCTTTGCTGGAGCCCCTCTGCGTCTCGCCGTTGCCGTCGTCGTCGGGGTCCCCCAGCTGCATATCGCTCCCCTCCGACCCTGAATCTGCCCTCCCCACGCCCGAGCCGTGCAGCTGCTGATGCTCCTGCGCCACTGTCGACGGCGGCTCGCTGCTCTCCGCCGCGTACTGCCACCCCACGCCCGCCGCGCCGTCGTCCTGCACTCCCGCCAGGAACGGCTCGCCGGAGCCGCTTCCCCCGGCGCCGTCGAACAGGTTGAGCGACGCCGCCGCGTAGAGCCGCCCCgagtctgccgccgccgccgcgtcccacGCGAACCCCTGCGCCTCCGTCTCCTGCCACCCCTGCCCACCGCCACCGCACTGCGCCATGACCAGCTCCGCCATCTGCTGCTCCTCCACCATCTGCGTTAATGGCACCCAGTCAGGTCAGCCGTATATATATACGGACCACGGAAACGCGAAGGCTGTTGCGTACGGTGCGCCGCCGTTGTCGCCGCCGTCGCGTCGGCTCACGCGAACGGCGTGCTCCCTAACTACTTCCAAAACTAACCGATATTTCCCATCACccggcacgcacgcacgcacgtacaTATCTCGACGCGAGGAGCTCGACGATCCCGCCGGCGACGGGGACGAGGAGCCGCGTCTTCTCGCCGCCGCTGGAGGCAGCCTCGtagcccgtgaggagatccggacCCGGCGCCCCGCCGCTGCTCTGCCAGATTGGCTGGTTCGACAGTAGCGCCTGAGCGTGCATCCTGACCAAGACCAGCCAACAAAATCAGCAGTCAAACAGAGCGCCGACCAAAACTTAATGGCGATCGACATGGCCGGCAGGCAATTGCAtccaggagaagaagaagaagccagtttAATTACCCGATGGAGGAGGAGTCAAGAGGGATGGAGCAAGGGACGTCGGCGAGCGTGGCCACCTGCGCCTCGAACTCGGCGCTGCAGCAAAACCCCGCCATCTCCAAGAACCTACCGTATATCCGTCACCCCCGCCATGAATCATCATCATCAAGCTCTGGgaacacaaatggtatgaacaataAATCGAACACACACGCAGACGCGTCCATACCTCTGGTCAGGAGAGAGCCGCCAGTACATGCAGTAGTCCCAGCCGTGGGAGCCGCCGACGAGCGGCCTCAGCGCAGCCTCCACGGTGCCCCCTCCATGGCCATGAACAGCCGCACCGCCGATGAGGCTCTGCTGGTGATAATCTCCTCCTCCCATGGCTCAGCTCAGCCCAGCTCAGCACCAGTGGTCAGCTTGTCCTAGGATTGAGCAAGTGAAGTGAGTGACACATCCATCGAAGCAGTGCAATCAATTCAATCCATGCATACGCAAGGCTTTCTCTGCTGCCAGGAATCAGGATAGGATTTGTTGATGTCACCGGTGTCACAGGGCTGCAAGAAACTTCAGACTACATACGATTGCTGCCAGCAAAGGTTGTACAACACATTATATAGTACTAGTACTATCATGCATGCATCATGATCATCAGCAAGCAGAGGATCAAAATCAAGTGTGAGCTAGTAACAGAATTGCATAAACCTAGACTGCTTGGTGTCATTGTCATGGTTGTTCTTGGATGGGCTCAGGAGAAAGCTACCTTTCAGTAGAGGCTGCCCAGCGATCGGCCGGCAGACGGACCGATCCGGAAAAACGGCGTGTATCCGCTGAAAGCAATCGCTAACCGAAGAACCATCTCAACTGAATGCTGCTAGCTAGCTGCAGGGGTGTTGCATCATCCGCAAAGCATAGGGCCATACACCTCTATGCCATTTTGGGGACGCAATTCAGAAATGCAAGTGCCTAATTGCTGGTGAAAACCTGATGATTAGCATGAATGTGCTCTCTCTTTTATCCATCGCCACCGGTATCATCGCCGCGCTCAATCGGGGGCTGTTATGGGTAGGTGGGGTGCAACAAAGGTGTGAGGGATTTCAAAATCCACACCCCTGGTTAACTTAATTCATTTAGCTTAACTCCACTACTAGTGCCGGCCACAGATTTGACTCGAACTTGCACAATGCAAATGGTGTGGCTCAGTTGATTAATTGCCTAGTTAAGCAAGATGCAATTGTGATGCTCAGTTCTTCTCTGAAAGGTGTGGTGTCATGGGGATGCAGTGTGCACACTGCCACATTCTCATGATCCAGCCAGGAAATGACGTTGGTGACATGCCGTCTAACGAGGAGGCACCTAAGAGGAGCAGGGGCACGCATGCCATTTCGCCCAGCCCAGGGATGAGAGGAAGGACGGGGTGACATCGGAGGTTGTTTGCATCGGCAAGGCCGGCTAGTGAAGATATCTGCTGACGAAATGTGTTACTGTACCGTTCACGCATCACTCAGCTCATCTTCATCATGATTCGTTTATCACCTAAAAGAACACACACAACAGAAATTTTCCTAGGggcgaaaaagaaaagaaggagcaatggACGGCTGGATTACTGAAACAGAACTGTCTTGCAATTTCAGGCACGAGACGTGCCATCAGCAGTATGATTATGCTTGCTTTATTATAGTAAGGCGAAACGAAAGCGCTCCGATTTTTTGTCATCTGGAGATCAATATGTTCTTAGAGGTAGTGACAGAAAACCCGCACGCTCGCAGGAATGAAATGACCTCGACCTTTCTGTTGTCGATGAAACAGTTCTGCTTCGGTTTGCCCCTCCGCTAGTAACTTGGCCTTTCGAAAGGGAACGTTCGTGCTCGAATTTTGTTTTCCTGCTTGTTTCGTCCACCGTCCGATGGGCTGCCCCAATCTTGGGATCACACACTAATACATCCTTATCAGGTGAGAGTTTTTTCAATGATTTTATAAGGTGTCTGTTCGAGTAATAGTGCCAATCAACAATGTTCCTGCCAAAATTGGTATGCAATTGGACCAAGCAAAACTCTTACTCTTTGTCTTTCCGTCAATAATAACAAATGAAGGAAACATATTCCATAAAACCTTCTGATCATtaccatgatgtaaaagaacaNNNNNNNNNNNNNNNNNNNNNNNNNNNNNNNNNNNNNNNNNNNNNNNNNNNNNNNNNNNNNNNNNNNNNNNNNNNNNNNNNNNNNNNNNNNNNNNNNNNNNNNNNNNNNNNNNNNNNNNNNNNNNNNNNNNNNNNNNNNNNNNNNNNNNNNNNNNNNNNNNNNNNNNNNNNNNNNNNNNNNNNNNNNNNNNNNNNNNNNNNNNNNNNNNNNNNNNNNNNNNNNNNNNNNNNNNNNNNNNNNNNNNNNNNNNNNNNNNNNNNNNNNNNNNNNNNNNNNNNNNNNNNNNNNNNNNNNNNNNNNNNNNNNNNNNNNNNNNNNNNNNNNNNNNNNNNNNNNNNNNNNNNNNNNNNNNNNNNNNNNNNNNNNNNTTGAAGCGGGGACATCTACAATTTCAGCAAGGCATGAAATGCATGGCCGCAATAGAAAGCCAGAAAAGAAAGATGGTCACAATAGATGGATGGATCTCTCGGGTTATAACAAGATGCAATTTCAGGCATGAAATGTACCATCAGCGGTGTGATTACGCCCATGATCTCTTCTTGCTTGCTTTCTTTCCGTAAGGCGAAAGCGCCCCAATTATTCTTCATCTGGAAATCGGTACGTACTTAGAGGTAGTGTTGTAAGACCAGCATGCTACACGAATGAAATGACGTTGACCTTTCTGCTGTCGACGAAACAATTCTGCTTCAGTATGCCCCTCGCTAGTAACTTGCCTTGTTCGAAAGGGCACTTTCATGATTTAATTTTGTTTTCCTGCTTGTTTCGTCTAGCGTTCGTTGGACTGCCCCAACTTTGGGGTCACACACTAATATCTCTATTtttaatgaagcagttggtaggaTTGTGTCAAtgtttttttttcgtcccaccactttcgttcaGTTTTATTTTGACTGGTTTTTTTCGTCCCCCTCCcaccaccactagtagaaaaggaggcaacggtccaggccgggtcagcccattagtcccggttcagtctagaaccgggacccatgggggtattggacccggttcgtgagcccagggggccggccgggccacgtgggccattggtcccggttcgtctggaccttttggtcc from Triticum dicoccoides isolate Atlit2015 ecotype Zavitan chromosome 6A, WEW_v2.0, whole genome shotgun sequence encodes:
- the LOC119318956 gene encoding transcription factor TDR-like; this translates as MGGGDYHQQSLIGGAAVHGHGGGTVEAALRPLVGGSHGWDYCMYWRLSPDQRFLEMAGFCCSAEFEAQVATLADVPCSIPLDSSSIGMHAQALLSNQPIWQSSGGAPGPDLLTGYEAASSGGEKTRLLVPVAGGIVELLASRYMVEEQQMAELVMAQCGGGGQGWQETEAQGFAWDAAAAADSGRLYAAASLNLFDGAGGSGSGEPFLAGVQDDGAAGVGWQYAAESSEPPSTVAQEHQQLHGSGVGRADSGSEGSDMQLGDPDDDGNGETQRGSSKDGKDAEGKRQQCKNLEAERKRRRKLNDRLYKLRSLVPNITKMDRASILGDAIDYIVGLQKQVKDLQDELEDPNPPGVTGGDSKAPDVLLDDHPPPGLDNDEDSPQQQPFPSAGGKWPRKEEAGDEEEKEAEDQDMEPQVEVRQVEGKEFFLQVLCSHKSGRFVRIMDEMAALGLQITSVNVTSYNKLVLNVFRAVMKDNEAAVPADRVRDSLLEVTREMYGGAGAWSSPVPPSPLTNAKLDGMDGQAVPAVAGEHYQLHHQVLGGYHHQHLQYLAMD